A genomic window from Helicobacter pylori includes:
- a CDS encoding outer membrane family protein, with amino-acid sequence MLNQKVWLGFLALHGVFLNAFEYQVSARVGSFSRIAFNQSVINSKKGIYPTGSYVTTTGALQFDFSLLPKGIENHKLGFGVGGEIGALAYDSTKFLIDEANPKAGFQPANWYYMGRWEGYLMQYSQKWTREQKAQNARPYVLYNLYLDYQYKDIFGIKLGRYPSKALFLSGFNQGFELFYQWKKFRIVWFSTFGRALANEQYIRDFYAPVNYKQKINYGMHNVNLIYENKYIRVAPFIWFYPKNFNAPGFEITHDTKSYWKSLWRIQTTFYAWFPLYSDYLSKDYYRAALIGKKSASLFVFQRINFRSYRFGWSVYKNFGNASAQLGWNGSPIDPFYDTKDDTPYEDAYSNFYNANSMTLNAFVGKSIRNLSVQLYGKLTFSPRADAQSLGVTLKYNIKKHIYFMLMFNGYQITMHKGYKVGFFASGYNPDFAQTIQNRSYFMSSMSYRF; translated from the coding sequence TTTAGCTTTGCATGGGGTTTTTCTCAACGCTTTTGAGTATCAAGTGAGTGCAAGAGTGGGATCGTTTTCGCGCATCGCTTTCAATCAGTCTGTTATCAATTCCAAAAAAGGGATTTATCCTACAGGGAGTTATGTAACCACTACTGGGGCTTTACAATTTGATTTTAGTTTGCTCCCTAAAGGGATTGAAAACCACAAACTGGGTTTTGGGGTGGGGGGTGAAATAGGAGCGTTAGCGTATGATTCCACGAAGTTTTTGATTGATGAAGCCAACCCTAAGGCAGGATTTCAGCCAGCGAACTGGTATTACATGGGGCGATGGGAGGGCTATTTGATGCAATATAGCCAAAAATGGACCAGAGAGCAAAAGGCTCAAAACGCCAGGCCTTATGTGTTATACAATTTGTATTTAGATTATCAATATAAGGATATTTTTGGGATTAAATTAGGGCGTTACCCTTCTAAGGCTTTGTTTTTGAGCGGGTTTAATCAAGGGTTTGAGCTTTTTTACCAATGGAAAAAATTTAGGATAGTGTGGTTTAGCACCTTTGGAAGGGCTTTAGCCAATGAGCAATACATCAGAGATTTTTACGCCCCTGTCAATTACAAGCAAAAAATCAACTACGGCATGCACAATGTCAACCTCATTTATGAAAATAAATACATTAGAGTCGCGCCTTTTATTTGGTTTTACCCTAAGAATTTTAACGCTCCCGGATTTGAAATCACCCATGACACAAAGTCTTATTGGAAATCTCTTTGGCGCATCCAAACGACTTTTTACGCATGGTTTCCTCTCTATAGCGATTATTTGTCCAAAGATTATTACAGAGCCGCTTTAATAGGCAAAAAAAGCGCGAGTTTGTTTGTTTTTCAAAGAATCAATTTCCGCTCTTATCGTTTTGGCTGGAGCGTGTATAAGAATTTTGGGAATGCAAGTGCTCAATTAGGCTGGAACGGCTCACCCATTGATCCCTTTTATGACACCAAAGATGACACCCCTTATGAAGACGCTTATTCTAATTTTTACAACGCCAATTCCATGACGCTTAACGCTTTTGTAGGAAAGAGCATTAGAAATCTTTCGGTGCAATTGTATGGGAAATTGACCTTTTCCCCAAGGGCTGATGCGCAAAGCCTAGGGGTTACGCTCAAATATAATATTAAAAAACATATCTATTTCATGCTAATGTTTAATGGCTATCAAATCACGATGCATAAGGGTTATAAAGTGGGGTTTTTTGCAAGCGGTTACAACCCTGATTTCGCTCAAACCATTCAAAACAGAAGCTATTTTATGAGTTCCATGAGCTATCGTTTTTAA